The Listeria welshimeri serovar 6b str. SLCC5334 genome has a window encoding:
- the purL gene encoding phosphoribosylformylglycinamidine synthase subunit PurL has product MPNMEPTTKEIKEQKIYQEMGLTDSEYELVCSILGREPNYTETGLFSVMWSEHCSYKNSKPVLRKFPTEGKQVLQGPGEGAGIVDIGDGLGVAFKVESHNHPSYVEPYQGAATGVGGIIRDVFSMGARPIAMLNSLRFGELDTPHSKYLVSEVVAGIAGYGNSIGIPTVGGEIQFDPCYTKNPLVNAMCVGLIEAKDIQKGQAKGIGNPVMYVGAKTGRDGIHGATFASVEFSEEGEQQRSAVQVGDPFMEKLLLEACLDVIRDHSDILVGIQDMGAAGLVSSSSEMASKAGAGLELIMDDVPQRELNMTPYEMLLSESQERMLLCVKKGHVDEIQALFDRYGLEAVVIGKVTDDKMYKIIHHGEVVANVPVDALAEDAPVYHKPSTEPARYQAFQEEQPFVPVMEDVVEVWKELLAQPTIASKRHIYEQYDYQVRTDTAVVPGSDAAIVRVRGTEKAIAMTTDCNSRYLYLDPEVGGAIAVAEAARNIVCSGGKPLAITDGLNFGNPEKPEIFWEIEKAADGISAACLELDTPVISGNVSLYNETDGTGIYPTPVIGMVGLVEDLAHITTQDFKNSGDVIFLIGETKAEYNGSELQKLQQGKISGRAPELDLTTEKKYQELLLTAIREGLVSSSHDLAEGGFGVALAEATFKAGLGADVEVPFALNQLFSESQSRFLVSVKPENEAVFAKIMEQEKVYRLGVVTADETIRVKYKEEEVTASTTDLRSIWEGAIPCLLK; this is encoded by the coding sequence ATGCCTAACATGGAGCCAACTACAAAAGAAATTAAAGAACAAAAGATATATCAAGAAATGGGTTTAACGGATAGTGAATATGAGCTTGTTTGTTCCATTCTTGGACGCGAGCCTAATTATACAGAAACAGGACTTTTCTCGGTTATGTGGTCCGAACATTGTAGTTATAAAAACTCGAAACCAGTACTTCGGAAATTTCCGACAGAAGGAAAACAAGTATTGCAAGGTCCAGGTGAAGGTGCGGGGATTGTAGATATTGGTGATGGTTTAGGCGTTGCTTTTAAAGTTGAAAGTCATAATCATCCTTCATATGTAGAGCCGTATCAAGGTGCGGCAACTGGTGTTGGGGGAATTATTCGCGATGTATTTTCAATGGGAGCTAGACCGATTGCGATGCTAAACTCGCTTCGTTTTGGAGAGCTAGATACACCTCATTCGAAATACTTAGTGAGTGAAGTGGTTGCTGGGATCGCGGGATACGGTAATTCGATTGGGATTCCTACTGTTGGCGGCGAAATCCAATTTGATCCTTGTTATACAAAGAATCCGCTAGTGAATGCGATGTGTGTAGGTTTAATTGAAGCAAAAGATATTCAAAAAGGACAAGCAAAAGGAATTGGCAATCCGGTTATGTATGTAGGTGCGAAAACTGGTCGTGATGGGATTCATGGTGCCACTTTTGCTTCTGTAGAGTTTAGTGAAGAAGGCGAACAACAACGTTCTGCTGTGCAAGTGGGTGATCCTTTTATGGAGAAATTGTTGCTCGAGGCTTGTTTAGATGTGATTCGTGATCATTCGGATATTTTAGTGGGAATTCAAGATATGGGGGCAGCTGGTCTCGTTAGTTCGAGTTCTGAAATGGCGTCAAAAGCTGGTGCTGGCTTGGAATTAATTATGGATGATGTGCCGCAACGAGAATTAAATATGACACCGTATGAAATGTTGCTTTCAGAATCTCAAGAACGGATGCTTCTATGTGTGAAAAAAGGTCATGTAGATGAAATTCAAGCATTGTTTGACCGTTACGGTTTAGAGGCTGTCGTTATTGGTAAAGTAACCGATGATAAGATGTACAAAATTATTCATCATGGTGAAGTAGTTGCTAATGTGCCTGTGGATGCACTTGCGGAAGACGCGCCGGTTTATCATAAACCTTCCACAGAACCAGCTCGTTATCAGGCTTTTCAAGAAGAACAGCCTTTTGTGCCGGTGATGGAAGATGTGGTCGAAGTGTGGAAAGAATTGCTTGCTCAGCCAACGATTGCAAGTAAACGACATATTTATGAACAGTACGATTATCAAGTTCGGACGGACACAGCTGTTGTTCCTGGCTCGGATGCGGCGATTGTTCGTGTGCGTGGAACAGAGAAAGCAATAGCGATGACAACGGACTGTAATTCGCGCTATTTATATCTTGATCCAGAGGTCGGTGGAGCAATAGCGGTTGCAGAAGCAGCGCGTAATATCGTTTGTTCTGGTGGGAAACCATTAGCTATTACAGACGGACTAAACTTTGGTAATCCAGAAAAACCAGAAATATTTTGGGAAATTGAAAAAGCAGCAGATGGTATTAGCGCAGCTTGTTTAGAATTAGATACGCCTGTTATTTCGGGGAATGTGTCGCTTTATAATGAAACTGACGGAACAGGAATTTATCCAACACCAGTCATTGGAATGGTTGGTTTAGTAGAAGACTTGGCGCATATTACCACGCAAGATTTTAAAAACAGTGGTGACGTGATTTTCTTAATTGGTGAAACAAAAGCGGAATATAATGGCTCAGAATTACAGAAATTACAACAAGGGAAAATTAGCGGACGCGCGCCAGAATTAGATTTAACGACAGAGAAGAAATATCAAGAGTTACTTTTAACAGCGATTCGCGAAGGATTAGTTTCTTCTAGTCACGATTTAGCAGAAGGCGGATTCGGGGTTGCACTTGCGGAAGCGACTTTTAAAGCAGGTCTTGGCGCGGATGTAGAAGTGCCATTTGCATTAAATCAGCTTTTCAGTGAATCACAATCGCGCTTCTTAGTTTCGGTAAAACCTGAAAATGAAGCTGTTTTTGCTAAAATAATGGAACAAGAAAAAGTATATCGACTTGGAGTAGTAACAGCAGATGAAACGATTCGTGTGAAATATAAGGAAGAAGAGGTAACAGCTAGTACGACTGATTTACGATCCATTTGGGAAGGGGCTATTCCATGCTTGCTGAAGTAA
- the purD gene encoding phosphoribosylamine--glycine ligase, whose translation MNLLVVGSGGREHAISKKLLESNNVEKVYCAPGNDGMRLDDIELVAISETDKAALIAFAKEKSIGFVIVGPEVPLLEGVVDALEEAGIKAFGPKANAALIEGSKDFAKQFMEKYAIPTAASRTFTDYEEAKAYLDERGVPIVIKADGLAAGKGVTVALEMEEAVLALKDMMLEEKFGDASLKVVIEDFLAGEEFSLMAFVNGEEVYPMAIAQDHKRAYEGDKGPNTGGMGAYSPVPHISETVVEEAVKNILRPAAKGMVNEGRYFRGILYAGLILTESGPKVIEFNARFGDPETQVVLPRLESDFAALIEALLNNEKPDVRFKKEGITLGVVLASAGYPEHYEKGNKLTGLADISNDVVIYHAGTKQNESGDFLSNGGRVLLLAKEAETMIRARTLLYPEMEKLDNPNFFYRMDIGTKAE comes from the coding sequence ATGAACTTATTAGTAGTTGGTAGTGGTGGTAGAGAACATGCCATTAGTAAAAAATTATTAGAATCAAACAATGTCGAAAAAGTTTACTGCGCTCCAGGAAATGATGGAATGCGTTTGGACGACATAGAGTTAGTGGCTATTTCTGAAACGGATAAAGCAGCTTTAATTGCTTTTGCTAAGGAAAAATCTATTGGCTTTGTTATCGTTGGACCTGAAGTACCTCTTTTAGAAGGGGTAGTCGATGCTTTAGAAGAAGCCGGAATCAAAGCATTTGGTCCAAAAGCAAATGCAGCTTTAATTGAAGGTAGTAAAGATTTCGCGAAACAATTTATGGAGAAATATGCTATTCCAACTGCAGCATCTAGAACCTTCACAGATTATGAGGAAGCTAAAGCATACTTGGATGAGCGTGGTGTGCCAATCGTTATCAAAGCAGATGGACTCGCAGCAGGAAAAGGCGTCACAGTAGCGCTAGAAATGGAAGAAGCTGTTCTTGCGTTAAAAGATATGATGTTAGAAGAAAAATTCGGTGACGCATCTCTTAAGGTGGTTATTGAAGACTTCTTAGCGGGTGAAGAGTTTTCACTGATGGCTTTTGTGAATGGTGAGGAAGTTTACCCAATGGCGATTGCGCAAGATCATAAACGTGCGTATGAAGGAGATAAAGGACCTAATACTGGTGGAATGGGCGCTTATTCACCGGTCCCACATATTTCTGAAACTGTAGTAGAAGAAGCCGTTAAAAACATTCTTCGTCCAGCTGCAAAAGGGATGGTCAATGAAGGCCGTTACTTCCGTGGAATCCTTTATGCGGGACTTATCTTAACCGAAAGTGGACCAAAAGTAATTGAATTTAATGCACGATTTGGAGATCCAGAAACACAAGTTGTCTTGCCTCGTTTAGAAAGTGATTTTGCAGCTCTTATTGAGGCTTTACTAAATAACGAAAAACCAGATGTTCGCTTTAAAAAAGAAGGTATTACGCTAGGTGTTGTTTTAGCAAGTGCTGGTTACCCAGAACATTATGAAAAAGGGAATAAACTAACTGGTTTGGCAGATATTTCAAATGATGTTGTGATTTATCATGCGGGGACAAAACAAAATGAAAGTGGCGACTTTCTCTCTAATGGCGGACGTGTTTTACTACTAGCAAAAGAAGCAGAAACGATGATTAGAGCGCGTACATTACTTTATCCAGAAATGGAAAAACTCGATAACCCAAACTTCTTTTATCGAATGGATATTGGTACAAAAGCAGAATAA
- the purH gene encoding bifunctional phosphoribosylaminoimidazolecarboxamide formyltransferase/IMP cyclohydrolase: MKRALISVSDKNGIVPFAEKLVELGVEIISTGGTKATFEQAGIPVTGIEDVTKFPEMLDGRVKTLHPAIHGGLLARRDTAEHMEAIAAHDIEPIDLVVVNLYPFQETIQKPGVTLEEAIENIDIGGPSMLRSAAKNYAAVTVVVDAADYDTVLTELKEHGATTFETRQRLAAKVFRHTAAYDAVIAEYLTKITGETFPEKVTFTYNRKQALRYGENPHQDAAFYTEPVALLNSISAAKQLHGKELSYNNIRDADAALKIANEFTEPVAVAVKHMNPCGVGVGENIEEAYLKAYEADETSIFGGIVALNKEVDAKTAEHMSKIFLEIIIAPSFSEEAFTILAKKKNIRLLTVPFAGSVESLEKTSVNGGLLIQASDSFVEDSAGYEVVTEKQPTEAEMKALLAQWKIVKHVKSNAIVVGSDKQTLGIGAGQMNRIGSALIALEQAGEKAKGAVLASDAFFPMDDTVEAAAKAGITAIIQPGGSIKDKESIAMADKYGISMVLTHVRHFKH; the protein is encoded by the coding sequence ATGAAAAGAGCGCTTATTAGTGTATCAGATAAAAACGGCATCGTGCCATTTGCAGAAAAATTAGTAGAGCTTGGTGTAGAAATTATTTCAACTGGTGGAACAAAAGCAACATTTGAACAAGCCGGCATACCCGTGACTGGCATAGAAGATGTAACTAAATTTCCAGAAATGCTTGATGGCCGAGTAAAAACGCTTCATCCAGCAATTCATGGCGGTTTACTTGCAAGACGTGACACAGCGGAACATATGGAAGCTATTGCGGCACACGATATTGAGCCAATTGATTTAGTCGTCGTTAATTTATATCCTTTCCAAGAAACCATTCAAAAACCGGGTGTTACATTAGAAGAAGCAATTGAAAATATTGATATTGGAGGGCCTTCGATGTTACGCTCAGCTGCGAAAAATTATGCAGCAGTAACAGTAGTAGTGGATGCAGCTGATTACGATACAGTACTTACAGAACTAAAAGAGCACGGAGCAACTACATTTGAAACAAGACAACGCCTAGCTGCCAAAGTATTTCGGCATACAGCGGCTTATGATGCTGTCATTGCAGAATACTTAACAAAAATTACTGGAGAAACTTTCCCAGAAAAAGTGACATTCACTTATAATCGAAAACAAGCCTTGCGTTATGGTGAAAATCCTCACCAAGATGCAGCTTTTTATACAGAACCAGTAGCGCTTCTAAACTCTATTAGTGCTGCTAAACAATTACACGGCAAAGAATTGTCTTATAACAACATTCGTGATGCAGATGCTGCTCTTAAAATTGCGAATGAATTTACGGAGCCAGTTGCGGTGGCAGTAAAACATATGAATCCATGCGGCGTTGGTGTTGGCGAAAATATTGAAGAAGCTTATTTAAAAGCCTATGAAGCAGATGAAACCTCTATTTTTGGTGGGATTGTTGCTTTAAATAAAGAAGTGGATGCAAAAACAGCGGAACATATGAGTAAAATTTTCTTGGAAATCATTATTGCACCAAGTTTTTCAGAAGAAGCTTTTACCATTTTAGCGAAAAAGAAAAATATTCGATTGCTAACTGTTCCATTTGCTGGTTCGGTGGAAAGTTTGGAAAAAACATCTGTAAATGGTGGGCTTCTCATTCAAGCGAGCGATTCTTTTGTGGAAGATAGTGCGGGCTATGAAGTAGTAACAGAAAAACAGCCAACAGAAGCGGAAATGAAAGCTCTACTTGCCCAGTGGAAAATTGTGAAACATGTGAAGTCTAATGCGATTGTTGTTGGTTCTGATAAACAAACACTTGGGATTGGTGCTGGCCAAATGAATCGAATTGGTTCGGCCTTGATTGCGCTAGAACAAGCCGGTGAAAAAGCGAAAGGCGCCGTTCTTGCATCAGATGCTTTTTTCCCAATGGACGATACAGTGGAAGCAGCAGCAAAAGCGGGAATTACAGCAATTATTCAACCTGGTGGATCTATTAAAGATAAAGAATCAATTGCAATGGCAGATAAATATGGGATTTCAATGGTCCTAACTCATGTACGACACTTCAAACATTAA
- the purF gene encoding amidophosphoribosyltransferase, protein MLAEVKGLNEECGIFGIWDHPNAAEITYYGLHSLQHRGQEGAGIVSTDGETLKGHRNLGLLADVFKHGELDDLKGKAAIGHVRYATAGQKNLGNVQPFLFHFHSSSLALAHNGNLVNAKSLRRELEEEGAIFQTSSDTEVLAHLIKRSHTGDFVEDLKVALNKVKGGFAYMLLTEDTMYAALDPNGFRPLSIGRIGDSYVVASETCAFETVGAEFVRDVEPGELIIINNDGLRIEKFTENVTHSICSMEYIYFARPDSNIAGINVHSARKRSGKRLAKEAFIDADVVTGVPDSSISAAIGYAEEAGLPYELGLIKNRYVARTFIQPSQELREQGVRMKLSAVRGVVEGKRVVMIDDSIVRGTTSKRIVQLLREAGAAEVHVRIASPPLAFPCFYGIDIQTRNELIASNYSVDEICRIIGADSLEYLSEEGLVDSIGRPYPNEPYGGLCMAYFNGDYPTPLYDYEAEYLASLEAEK, encoded by the coding sequence ATGCTTGCTGAAGTAAAAGGACTTAATGAAGAATGTGGTATTTTTGGTATTTGGGATCATCCTAATGCAGCAGAAATCACCTATTATGGGTTGCATAGTTTACAACATCGCGGGCAAGAGGGTGCCGGAATTGTTTCAACAGATGGAGAAACGCTAAAAGGTCATCGTAATCTAGGGCTTTTAGCAGATGTATTTAAGCACGGTGAACTAGACGATTTAAAAGGTAAGGCAGCAATCGGCCATGTTCGTTATGCAACAGCTGGTCAAAAAAACTTAGGGAATGTGCAACCATTTTTATTTCACTTTCATAGTTCTTCTTTAGCGCTTGCACATAATGGAAATTTAGTTAATGCGAAAAGTTTACGCCGTGAATTAGAAGAAGAAGGCGCTATTTTTCAAACGAGTTCAGACACAGAAGTATTAGCACATCTAATCAAACGTAGCCATACAGGGGACTTTGTAGAAGATTTAAAAGTGGCTTTAAACAAAGTTAAAGGTGGCTTTGCTTATATGCTTCTTACGGAAGATACGATGTATGCTGCACTTGATCCAAATGGTTTTAGGCCGCTTTCGATTGGCCGAATTGGTGATTCTTATGTTGTAGCTTCGGAAACTTGTGCTTTTGAAACAGTCGGCGCAGAATTTGTGCGTGATGTAGAACCAGGTGAACTAATTATTATTAATAATGACGGACTACGAATTGAAAAATTCACGGAAAATGTGACGCATTCAATTTGTAGCATGGAATATATTTATTTTGCTCGACCAGACTCTAATATTGCTGGGATTAACGTCCATTCGGCAAGAAAACGTTCTGGGAAAAGGTTGGCAAAAGAAGCTTTTATTGATGCAGATGTTGTGACTGGTGTACCGGATTCGAGTATTTCTGCAGCGATTGGGTATGCTGAAGAAGCTGGACTGCCTTACGAACTTGGTCTTATCAAAAATAGATATGTGGCAAGAACTTTTATCCAACCTTCACAAGAACTTAGAGAGCAAGGTGTCCGAATGAAGCTTTCTGCGGTGCGCGGAGTTGTAGAAGGGAAACGTGTTGTCATGATTGATGATTCGATTGTCCGTGGAACGACGAGTAAACGAATTGTGCAACTTTTACGAGAAGCAGGAGCAGCAGAAGTTCATGTTCGTATTGCTTCCCCACCACTTGCTTTTCCTTGTTTTTATGGAATTGATATTCAAACGCGAAATGAATTAATTGCATCTAATTATTCTGTTGATGAAATTTGCCGAATTATAGGGGCGGATTCATTAGAGTATTTGAGTGAAGAAGGTTTAGTGGATTCGATTGGAAGACCGTATCCGAATGAACCATACGGCGGACTTTGTATGGCTTATTTTAACGGTGATTATCCAACCCCTTTATACGATTATGAAGCGGAATATTTAGCGAGCTTAGAAGCAGAAAAATAA
- a CDS encoding YerC/YecD family TrpR-related protein, with product MQIEKLRGQGLDEFFQGILTLENLEECYAFFDDVCTVNEIQSMAQRFQVAKMLHDGKTYNVIESETGASTATISRVKRSLHYGNDMYDVVFSRMTKPE from the coding sequence ATGCAAATAGAGAAGTTGCGTGGACAAGGATTGGATGAGTTCTTCCAAGGGATTTTAACTCTTGAGAATTTAGAAGAATGTTATGCTTTTTTTGACGATGTTTGTACAGTGAATGAAATACAATCCATGGCTCAACGTTTCCAAGTAGCAAAAATGCTTCATGATGGAAAAACATATAATGTGATTGAATCGGAAACAGGTGCAAGTACAGCAACCATTTCACGTGTAAAACGTTCACTTCATTATGGCAATGATATGTACGATGTAGTATTTTCAAGAATGACGAAGCCAGAATAA
- the purM gene encoding phosphoribosylformylglycinamidine cyclo-ligase: MAENAYSKAGVDVEAGYQVVERIKKHVARTERMGVMGALGSFGGMFDLSSLNLKEPVLVSGTDGVGTKLLLAIEADKHDTIGIDCVAMCVNDILAQGAEPLFFLDYIATGKTDPIKMEQIVKGVADGCEQAGAALIGGETAEMPDMYGADDYDLAGFTVGAVEKKKLITEGAVKAGDTLIGIPSSGIHSNGYSLVRKIFFKDNDFKLNAEITELDVPLVEELLKPTRIYVKPVLEVLKKVDVHGITHVTGGGFVENLPRMLTKDLAVKVELGSWPILPIFDVMQKYGQLNELEMYEIFNMGIGMVLAVKKEDVEKTLEVLVQNGEAAYVIGEVTTRENDSVIFSGGLNK; encoded by the coding sequence ATGGCAGAGAATGCATATAGTAAAGCAGGCGTGGATGTAGAAGCTGGCTATCAAGTAGTCGAACGTATCAAAAAACATGTGGCTAGAACTGAGCGGATGGGCGTGATGGGAGCACTTGGTTCTTTTGGAGGCATGTTTGACTTAAGTAGTTTGAATTTAAAAGAGCCTGTCCTTGTCTCTGGTACTGATGGAGTTGGAACGAAATTACTTTTGGCTATTGAAGCAGACAAGCATGATACTATCGGGATTGACTGCGTGGCAATGTGCGTTAATGACATTTTAGCTCAAGGGGCTGAGCCATTATTTTTCTTAGATTATATCGCAACAGGTAAAACTGATCCTATTAAAATGGAACAAATTGTTAAGGGTGTGGCTGATGGCTGCGAACAAGCAGGAGCAGCGTTAATTGGCGGAGAAACGGCGGAAATGCCAGATATGTATGGAGCGGACGATTACGATTTAGCTGGTTTTACTGTTGGGGCTGTTGAGAAAAAGAAACTGATTACAGAAGGTGCTGTCAAAGCGGGAGATACACTAATTGGTATTCCCTCAAGCGGGATTCATAGTAATGGTTATTCTCTTGTTCGGAAAATTTTCTTCAAAGACAATGACTTTAAGCTCAATGCAGAAATTACGGAACTAGATGTGCCACTTGTGGAGGAACTGCTTAAACCAACACGCATTTATGTGAAGCCAGTTTTAGAAGTCTTAAAAAAAGTGGATGTTCACGGAATTACACATGTGACTGGTGGCGGATTTGTAGAAAATTTACCACGGATGTTAACGAAAGATTTAGCAGTAAAAGTGGAGCTTGGATCATGGCCGATTCTTCCGATTTTTGACGTCATGCAAAAATATGGTCAATTAAACGAGCTTGAAATGTATGAAATTTTCAACATGGGTATTGGTATGGTTTTGGCAGTTAAGAAAGAGGATGTTGAAAAAACATTAGAAGTACTTGTCCAAAACGGTGAAGCAGCCTATGTTATTGGTGAAGTGACGACACGTGAAAACGATTCGGTTATCTTTTCAGGAGGCTTAAACAAATGA
- the purS gene encoding phosphoribosylformylglycinamidine synthase subunit PurS — translation MYNVKVYVTLKKSVLDPQGVAVKDAAKSMGYVEVEDVRIGKFMELKVAKSDRDIHEVLNEMCDKLLTNPVMEDYRYEIEEA, via the coding sequence ATGTATAATGTCAAAGTTTATGTCACTTTAAAGAAAAGCGTATTAGATCCACAAGGGGTCGCTGTAAAAGATGCAGCGAAAAGTATGGGTTACGTAGAAGTGGAAGATGTTCGTATTGGTAAGTTTATGGAATTAAAAGTAGCGAAATCTGATAGAGATATTCATGAAGTATTGAATGAAATGTGTGATAAATTGTTAACAAATCCGGTGATGGAAGATTACCGATATGAAATCGAGGAGGCTTAA
- the purN gene encoding phosphoribosylglycinamide formyltransferase has product MNIAIFASGNGSNFQALVDDKLIKPHVKLLVCDKPNAYVLERANKAHIPVFLFEAKNYLDKEAFETEILLELRGLEIDLLVLAGYMRLIGPTLLAEFPEQIVNLHPSLLPEFKGKDAIGQAIRANVLETGVTAHFVDAGMDTGPIIDQVKVAIDKAETVDTLAKKIHQIEHIFYPKVIRGLIQNGGND; this is encoded by the coding sequence ATGAATATAGCCATTTTTGCTTCTGGGAACGGTTCGAATTTTCAAGCTTTAGTGGACGATAAGCTCATTAAGCCTCATGTGAAATTACTTGTTTGTGATAAACCGAATGCGTATGTTTTAGAACGTGCGAATAAGGCACATATTCCGGTTTTCCTTTTTGAAGCGAAAAATTATTTGGATAAGGAAGCTTTTGAAACGGAAATTTTGCTGGAACTACGAGGATTAGAAATTGATTTATTAGTTCTTGCGGGATATATGCGCTTAATTGGGCCAACATTACTTGCAGAATTTCCAGAGCAAATCGTTAACTTACATCCATCACTATTACCTGAGTTCAAAGGGAAAGATGCGATTGGTCAAGCGATTCGGGCGAATGTTTTAGAAACGGGTGTTACAGCGCATTTTGTAGATGCTGGAATGGATACAGGGCCGATTATTGATCAAGTGAAAGTGGCGATTGATAAAGCGGAAACAGTAGATACTTTAGCGAAAAAAATCCATCAAATAGAACATATTTTTTATCCAAAAGTGATTCGAGGATTAATTCAAAATGGAGGGAACGATTAA
- the purQ gene encoding phosphoribosylformylglycinamidine synthase subunit PurQ, with translation MKFAVIQFPGSNCDLDMLHAIRDSLGEEAEYVWHAETSLEGFDAVLLPGGFSYGDYLRTGAIAKFSSIMPEVLRFAETGKPVLGVCNGFQILTEIGLLPGALIRNNNLHFICKTVPLRVVNGNTIFTGLYEDNEVIHVPVAHGEGNYYCDDETLLKLKENNQIVFTYDSVNPNGSRADIAGIVNERGNVLGMMPHPERAVEDIIGGTDGLRLFQSIVQAWKEEQVNA, from the coding sequence ATGAAATTTGCTGTCATTCAGTTCCCAGGTTCTAATTGTGATCTTGATATGTTACATGCGATTCGCGATTCTCTTGGCGAGGAGGCGGAATATGTATGGCATGCGGAAACGAGTCTTGAAGGCTTTGACGCAGTATTACTTCCAGGTGGATTTTCTTATGGAGATTACTTGCGAACTGGCGCGATTGCGAAATTTTCAAGTATTATGCCCGAAGTTTTACGCTTTGCTGAAACCGGGAAACCAGTGCTTGGTGTATGTAATGGATTCCAAATTTTAACGGAAATTGGATTGCTACCAGGTGCTTTAATTAGAAATAATAATTTACATTTTATTTGCAAAACGGTGCCGCTTCGTGTGGTAAATGGTAATACGATATTTACTGGACTTTATGAAGATAATGAGGTTATTCATGTGCCGGTTGCTCATGGGGAAGGTAATTATTATTGTGACGATGAAACACTTTTGAAATTAAAAGAAAATAATCAGATTGTTTTTACATATGATAGTGTTAATCCAAATGGAAGTCGTGCGGATATTGCTGGTATTGTTAATGAACGTGGAAATGTGCTTGGGATGATGCCGCATCCAGAACGTGCAGTAGAAGATATTATTGGTGGTACAGATGGGTTAAGACTTTTCCAATCGATTGTACAAGCTTGGAAGGAGGAACAAGTAAATGCCTAA